From the Xenorhabdus ishibashii genome, one window contains:
- the rsuA gene encoding 16S rRNA pseudouridine(516) synthase RsuA: protein MRLDKFLSQQLGISRNDVGRELRAGLVTVDDEIIKTGAYKLKADQQIAYDGTILQQLSGPRYFMLNKPQGYVCSTDDPSNPTILYFIDEPVAYKLHSAGRLDIDTTGLVLLTDDGQWSHRITSPKHHCEKTYLVTLEYPVSEDTKQKFLAGVQLNGEKALTKPAQLEVIEPQLVRLTISEGRYHQVKRMFAAVGNHVVALHREQIGEIYLDPALEPGEYRALTDNEINSIQIPTS, encoded by the coding sequence ATGCGATTGGATAAATTTTTATCACAACAATTAGGTATTAGCCGCAACGATGTGGGGCGAGAGTTGCGGGCAGGGCTAGTCACTGTCGATGATGAAATCATCAAAACAGGAGCCTATAAATTGAAGGCCGATCAGCAAATTGCCTATGATGGCACGATATTGCAACAACTCAGTGGTCCACGTTATTTCATGCTGAATAAACCTCAGGGATATGTGTGCTCGACAGATGATCCGTCAAACCCGACAATTTTGTATTTTATCGATGAGCCTGTTGCCTATAAATTACATTCAGCAGGGCGTTTGGATATTGACACTACAGGATTGGTTTTGTTGACTGATGATGGTCAATGGTCACACCGTATTACATCCCCCAAACATCACTGCGAAAAAACTTATCTTGTGACATTGGAATACCCAGTTTCTGAGGATACCAAGCAAAAATTTTTGGCAGGAGTGCAGTTAAATGGGGAAAAAGCGCTGACAAAACCCGCACAACTGGAAGTTATCGAGCCTCAACTTGTGCGTTTGACTATCAGTGAAGGACGTTATCACCAAGTAAAACGGATGTTTGCCGCAGTGGGAAATCATGTTGTTGCGCTTCATCGGGAGCAAATCGGTGAAATTTATCTCGATCCGGCACTGGAGCCTGGAGAGTATCGGGCGCTGACTGATAATGAAATCAATAGCATACAAATCCCAACATCTTAA
- a CDS encoding DEAD/DEAH box helicase, with translation MAFTLRSYQQEAVDATIRYFRQHRDPAVIVLPTGAGKSLVIAELAKLAHGRVLVLAHVKELVAQNHSKYGAYGLDADIFSAGLNQKQSAGKVVFGSIQSIARNLDCFNHHFSLLIIDECHRISDDENSQYQQIIQQLRKNNPQIRILGLTATPYRLGAGWIYQYHYHGMIRGDERSFFRDCIYELPLRYMIKHRFLVSPERLDIPVMQYDFSQVRTSQQGIFNEAELNRELKRQKRVTPHIIRQIVEYAQNRKGVMIFAATVEHAKEIFQLLPIGQAALVSADTPPSERDSLITAFKEQQLRYMVNVAVLTTGFDAPHVDLIAILRPTESVSLYQQIVGRGLRLFPDKKDCLILDYAGNPHDLYTPEVGNSKPNSQSVPVQVFCPICQFANTFWGICTTDGDIIEHFGRRCQGWEEDENGKRQQCDFRFRFKLCPHCGTENDIAARRCHRCEEVLVDPDDMLKAALRLKDALVLRCGGMQLTPGHDNKGEWLKITYYDEDGANVSELFRLSTPAQKKVFELQFLRQHQRAPEIIFRWKTVSDIANQLPLLRHPDFVVARKKGQFWQIREKVFDYQGRFRRADDLY, from the coding sequence ATGGCTTTTACTTTACGTTCTTATCAACAAGAAGCGGTAGACGCAACCATTCGCTATTTCCGCCAGCACAGAGATCCCGCCGTTATTGTTTTGCCAACAGGGGCAGGTAAAAGTCTTGTTATCGCTGAATTGGCAAAGCTGGCTCATGGACGTGTTTTGGTACTGGCACATGTGAAAGAACTTGTTGCGCAGAACCACAGCAAATATGGTGCTTATGGATTGGATGCAGACATTTTTTCCGCAGGGCTAAATCAAAAACAAAGTGCAGGAAAAGTGGTTTTTGGTAGTATTCAGTCTATTGCCCGCAACCTGGATTGCTTTAATCACCATTTTTCACTGCTAATTATCGATGAATGTCACCGCATCAGCGATGACGAAAACAGCCAATACCAACAAATCATCCAACAACTTCGAAAAAACAATCCTCAAATTCGCATCTTGGGTTTAACCGCAACACCTTATCGCCTCGGTGCTGGCTGGATATATCAATATCATTATCATGGCATGATCCGTGGTGATGAACGCAGTTTTTTTCGCGATTGTATTTATGAACTTCCATTGCGTTATATGATTAAACATCGTTTTCTGGTTTCCCCAGAAAGATTGGACATACCTGTAATGCAATATGATTTTAGTCAGGTACGAACCAGCCAACAAGGAATATTCAATGAAGCAGAATTAAATCGGGAGCTAAAACGCCAAAAGCGTGTCACTCCTCATATCATTAGACAGATCGTTGAATATGCGCAAAATCGAAAAGGGGTGATGATTTTTGCTGCGACAGTCGAACATGCCAAAGAAATCTTCCAATTGTTGCCTATAGGACAAGCCGCGCTAGTCAGTGCAGATACCCCACCATCTGAACGAGATAGCTTAATTACGGCATTTAAGGAACAACAACTCCGCTATATGGTTAATGTTGCCGTGCTCACAACCGGATTCGATGCACCCCATGTTGATTTAATCGCTATATTGCGCCCAACAGAATCTGTCAGCCTTTATCAACAGATTGTCGGACGTGGCTTACGTTTATTTCCTGATAAAAAAGATTGCCTGATTTTGGACTATGCCGGCAATCCCCACGATCTTTACACTCCTGAAGTAGGTAACAGCAAACCCAACTCACAAAGTGTGCCCGTTCAGGTATTTTGCCCTATCTGCCAATTTGCCAATACTTTCTGGGGAATATGCACAACAGATGGCGACATCATTGAGCATTTTGGACGACGCTGCCAAGGTTGGGAAGAAGACGAAAATGGGAAACGTCAGCAGTGTGATTTTCGGTTTCGTTTTAAATTATGTCCCCATTGTGGTACGGAAAATGATATCGCAGCCCGACGCTGCCATCGTTGTGAAGAAGTGCTCGTCGATCCCGATGATATGCTGAAAGCAGCTTTAAGACTAAAAGATGCACTCGTGCTACGTTGTGGTGGCATGCAACTAACACCAGGTCACGACAATAAAGGAGAATGGCTAAAAATCACCTATTACGACGAAGATGGAGCGAATGTATCTGAATTGTTCCGTTTATCTACTCCAGCTCAAAAGAAAGTATTTGAACTACAATTTCTTCGCCAACACCAGCGTGCGCCAGAAATTATTTTTCGCTGGAAAACAGTGTCAGATATTGCTAATCAACTTCCTTTATTACGCCATCCTGATTTTGTTGTCGCGCGTAAAAAAGGGCAGTTTTGGCAAATCAGAGAAAAGGTTTTTGACTATCAAG